DNA from Colletotrichum higginsianum IMI 349063 chromosome 7 map unlocalized unitig_7, whole genome shotgun sequence:
TGTCGTCTCTTTGGTGGGATGATGCCATCTTTTAGGCTGTTACGCGAGGTCATGTCGTTTAGGGAAATACCAGGCGGTAGCCTTTCATCGCAAACTCGAGCTGCCCTTCGAGGAAACCCGACCGGGGGAGGGTTGCATTGCATAACCGCGACAAGAGAATCGACCCTCCGCCAAGGTGGCCGGTTGAGCTGTAAGTGGAAGGTCTCTGCCGCAGAACAAGGATCGGGTTTGCCATGCAGCAGCCGAAGTCGGCTGATATGCAGCCGACCTATTTGTGCCGGAGACCCCCCGCTGTGTTGACCCCGTTTTCGACAACAAAGCGTTACCTAGGGACTGCCGCAAGCAATACAGACTCGGTGGTCGTCGAAACTATCAGGTTTCGGGCGTGAGAAGGCGAGAGGGTGATGGTTGTATCAAGAACTGGCCCGGCCAAGGGCTCGCAAGAGCTTGTTTCCATGTCGGCGACGTTGAGATGCAGCCCTGATGcggctgcttcttcttggcctttcTTTGCGTTGAGACTCCGTGGAAATCGAAACTGCTCAGCTTGTAGAATGAGGAAAGGAGACAGAACATGGGGAACCATGGCCTGGAGCTGGAAGTGAAATCCAATGAGAGTCGTCCGGTGGCGTCGCTTCTTCAGTACATCTGAGTATGCTCGGCAACGGGCTGGTTCACGATTCGCTTCAACATCACAATCACCGATACCGGTattttccccttctccagTGATTGTATCAGGTTGATGGCCCGGAGTTTGGAAGGGTCTGATAACACAAAGTTGGGATTGTGGGGAAAGGATATCGGAGTTTCGGACAGAATGAGCTGGAACGTTTCCAGGTATATCTCGGCGGCTTCCCAGCGCTGGGCGAACCGTGCCAATATAAGCTCGCAGTCTTCGACTGCCTGGAGGGTGTCGGGGGCTTGGTAAGCCGTCGTGCGGTACATGTACGGTGTGCCCCAGAAGCAGGATAAGAGGATGACGCTGATAGTGAACTGGGAGTATAGCTGAGGTTTCACAAGGGTTAGACGGCCGAAAAGACACTAGGAGAACGACGGTCCACTCACCCAATCCCAGGTGTATAAGATCATGGGCTGGTGCACTTGGATCCGCTGGAAGCACCTCGCgttctcgccggcggccgccaACAAGATGGAGTAGTCGTCAAGTGTGGGAACGACGATCTCGTTCTGATACAGACAGCAGATGCTGTTGTTGTACAGCATCAGCATGGAAATCGGGTGGCATACGGTGGCCTCATTGACGTTGCTCGCGACGAGCGGTATCATTGCCTTCCAGTTGTCCAACTCTGCTTTGATATTCTGCAAGCTCTGAGCCCGGTATTCGGGTTGGCCGTTCATCTTCTCCAGCTGCAACCAGTGCCGTCGGATCTTTGCTTGTATGCGCTGGATGGTGAACGCATGCTCAAAGTTGGCATCATCGAATCCGCCGCCAAAGGCGAGCAAAGTGCCTTTGTCCCAAACCTGGCGATGTTAGTCAGTCAATGGTTACCAATGATTTCGCAATCTCTACGGAGCCGTTACCTTTTCGTCCCAGGCACTCGCGATTTCTGGACAGCGTCTGTTCCATACAACAGAGGAGTATTCATAGAGCACATAACTATGCTTCATCAAAGCGTTTTCGTCCGGACTTTCCACAGATGTCGCCTGTTGGTGGCAGTCCGTAGAATCCAAAGAACACTCCGGCTCGTAGGCAGCTAGCCTCTGACCCAATTTCGAAAGAGCATCATTCACAGCGTCATGAAGGTGGTAGGGGTCGGGGAAGTGCAAGGCACCAAGAACCACCAGCATGTATGCCTTTGTTGGTATATCGTTGGGTTGATGGATAGTGTCTAGAAAGTACTGACCTAGGGCTTGATCTAATAGAGTCTTGGACCGTGCGGTGTGCGGACAATTCCGGTCAGAGAAGCTGCTATATGTAGCTCCTATTGCGCAGACCATCCGGACCAGAAACGACTGGTAAGCATGGGGCGGCGCTCGTTGTTCGACACAGATTTGGAACCATTCAGCTGCAGCCCTTTCGTCCAGAATCTTCCAGTTTGGTTGAACAAAATGAAAGTAGCTGTCGAAGTCGACCCTTCGAAATAGGCCGGTCCcgtcggaggagggggcaCCGGGTAGAGATTCGCTTTGGTGTAGGCCGATAGGCTGTCGAAGCATTGCACAGAACACATCTGGCGATGGGGGGTTGTCGGCAAAAGATTGTCTACTCTAACATAAGCGGAGCCGGCAAACTGGGAGAATCAGTCCTTCCAACCTACCCTCTAGGAATTGTGTCAGCGTTCTTGATCAATGCACGATCGGGAGAAGGTCCAAGAGCACCATTTGACGG
Protein-coding regions in this window:
- a CDS encoding Alkaline proteinase; this translates as MPSEPSPHPSRRHCQPSRSKLLSPAEGTKESNMVRKESPGEVPSIACIRCRHRKKKCDHALPKCSECRRAGSECVRFQERKLRDASSVPWEYVKGLEGRLAQVEKNLASCMTLLRKQGNPNQSPAGISSSQRSFQGIPTPEYLSLGNFHESSASPSNGALGPSPDRALIKNADTIPRGQSFADNPPSPDVFCAMLRQPIGLHQSESLPGAPSSDGTGLFRRVDFDSYFHFVQPNWKILDERAAAEWFQICVEQRAPPHAYQSFLVRMVCAIGATYSSFSDRNCPHTARSKTLLDQALGQYFLDTIHQPNDIPTKAYMLVVLGALHFPDPYHLHDAVNDALSKLGQRLAAYEPECSLDSTDCHQQATSVESPDENALMKHSYVLYEYSSVVWNRRCPEIASAWDEKVWDKGTLLAFGGGFDDANFEHAFTIQRIQAKIRRHWLQLEKMNGQPEYRAQSLQNIKAELDNWKAMIPLVASNVNEATNEIVVPTLDDYSILLAAAGENARCFQRIQVHQPMILYTWDWLYSQFTISVILLSCFWGTPYMYRTTAYQAPDTLQAVEDCELILARFAQRWEAAEIYLETFQLILPFQTPGHQPDTITGEGENTGIGDCDVEANREPARCRAYSDVLKKRRHRTTLIGFHFQLQAMVPHVLSPFLILQAEQFRFPRSLNAKKGQEEAAASGLHLNVADMETSSCEPLAGPVLDTTITLSPSHARNLIVSTTTESVLLAAVPSLQAMVSLTKLACALGIGAVALCAPGAAAQLSQDQQTSQAIQGKWIVTLKSGLAKRDVDQHLGWIEKVHKRSLGRRQTVGVERSFGIGSFHAYTGEFDDEVVAEIEAKDEVVSVEPDREASLTALVETGNQPWGLASISSRTRLASNDVDTQTYVYDAGAGTGTFAYVLDSGIRISHPDFEGRAIRGHNVWPELAFDDDFGHGTHVAGTIASRRFGVAKNATIVDVKTTRVVYTTTTKIIEALEWSVQNITNTPRRAGRSVVSMSLATGVSTALNNAVDAATGLGVFVVVGAGNDGRDASTRSPASAPTAFTVGAIAINNTRPTWSNFGPSVDVFAAGLDVRSTSLYQDGTELLSGTSMSTPHVAGLALYLKALEGTALNAPAAIAARIKALATKDAIANVGAGSPNLLAYNGNGRR